In one window of Miscanthus floridulus cultivar M001 chromosome 12, ASM1932011v1, whole genome shotgun sequence DNA:
- the LOC136496012 gene encoding uncharacterized protein, with protein sequence MSRLSRLDSSSSSDDDDEPELILSALHQAHTQYLALNSPRWGGSIPGRNYIHRERESGHFRLYNDYFSEHPTYGESIFRRRFRMARPLFLRIMQAIEQHDNYFVQKRDRCGQLGLSCLQKVTAALMMISYGVPADFMDQYIRIGESTALESLKRFVIAVVEVFGGEYLRSPNEHDTARLLAIGERRGFPGMLAEGEAPQVNFTINDHNYTMGYYLADGIYPKWATFVKTITNPHGNKRKYFAKAQEAVRKDVERAFGVLQARFAIVRGPARSWDKETLREIMTACVIMHNMIVEDERNEEDDFHYEGIGQLVRPTQREWRRLQREGKSDLLEVAQLTVAQPTMAQWAAAVEPAPLVVAGRGSLARARGGLARVRSWWPAEAASPTPLVVALPAPRPWPSEAALPSPRPRRSW encoded by the exons ATGAGTCGTCTCTCTCGCTTAGATTCATCCTCATCttcggatgatgatgatgagcctgaGCTCATCCTTAGTGCATTACACCAAGCCCACACTCAATATCTAGCTTTGAATAGTCCACGTTGGGGAGGTTCTATACCTGGCCGGAACTATATTCATAGAGAAAGAGAAAGTGGCCATTTTAGACTCTACAATGACTATTTCTCGGAGCATCCAACCTATGGGGAATCTATATTCCGACGCAG GTTTAGAATGGCCCGTCCTCTGTTTCTTCGCATAATGCAAGCTATAGAACAACATGACAATTATTTTGTGCAAAAAAGAGATAGATGTGGACAACTTGGGTTATCATGTTTGCAGAAGGTTACTGCAGCATTGATGATGATCAGTTATGGAGTACCGGCAGATTTTATGGATCAATATATTCGCATTGGTGAAAGTACGGCCCTAGAGAGTCTTAAAAGGTTTGTTATAGCTGTAGTCGAAGTGTTTGGAGGTGAATACCTAAGATCTCCAAATGAGCATGATACTGCCAGATTACTTGCAATAGGTGAGCGCAGAGGTTTTCCAGGAATGCTTG CCGAAGGGGAGGCTCCTCAAGTTAATTTTACCATCAATGATCATAATTATACAATGGGGTATTATCTAGCAGATGGTATATATCCCAAGTGGGCAACATTTGTGAAGACCATAACTAATCCGCATGGCAATAAGAGGAAATACTTCGCCAAGGCACAAGAAGCAGTACGAAAGGATGTGGAACGAGCCTTTGGAGTTTTACAAGCTCGTTTTGCCATTGTTCGTGGGCCAGCTCGTAGCTGGGATAAAGAAACACTTAGAGAAATTATGACAGCTTGTGTCATTATGCATAACATGATAGTCGAAGATGAGCGAAATGAAGAAGACGACTTCCACTATGAGGGTATTGGCCAGTTAGTGAGACCTACACAGCGTGAA TGGCGGCGGCTGCAGCGGGAAGGGAAATCCGACCTGCTTGAGGTTGCGCAGCTGACAGTGGCGCAACCGACGATGGCGCAGTGGGCGGCAGCTGTGGAGCCCGCGCCGCTCGTGGTGGCCGGCAGAGGCAGCCTCGCCCGCGCCAGAGGCGGACTCGCCCGCGTGCGCTCATGGTGGCCGGCAGAGGCTGCCTCGCCCACGCCGCTCGTGGTGGCCCTCCCCGCGCCACGCCCGTGGCCGTCGGAGGCTGCCCTCccctcgccgcgcccgcgccgctcgTGGTGA